The Rosa rugosa chromosome 1, drRosRugo1.1, whole genome shotgun sequence genomic sequence agttcgtggctcttgggtcatggggtgagaggatgtggaaatcgaggaatacatggtttagtgtttgagggagattttgttagaaggattggagttgttgaactggtgattggagatctgagattctcagaggaaagatgagatcgaatcttcaaatggaagaaaagatctgagaaagaaggattgaagatttggaggaaaagattgaagatctgaaagttcagaggaaagatgggattgaatcaactagatgggagagaagatcagaagagaaggattgaaattgatgaagaaaggatttgagaagagaaaggctgaagagttgagagagaaaggcttgagctcggaagaaaatttcttttcttttggagtgaacagtttttccccagaatgcacctatttatagaacaaggtgagcagatctccaccgttggatgaacgatctcagaatttgaatccacgcgttggattaaagtcatccgaaaacccggaaaagttgttggcgcgtggagagcgtgtaaggggacaggccgaacctcgagatgctgtggcagacagctttagccgaaagcagatttgactgccgtaaatcacggaagggataagccgtgacacaagtgggccgtacttgggcctgtctcggatcaaggcatcactgtagctgtgggtggaggcctgatgggccgagtttcagaaacagttttggacatgatgggccgagtttctgaaacagttttggatgagttgggccggatttctgtaacagttttggatacgttgggctgggtttctgcaacagtcttggatgttttgggccgaattgttgaaacagttgaaacagttggtttaaataaaaggattggtatggataataacgtgagcagccgtgctcgagtggttgagtgtacagttcgtgtacaagaggtctgaggttcgaacctcgcctctcgtttatttttattatgttcgtttatgacataataagtataaaatttgtacacattatattaagcacagcttgtgctccagtggttgggggacaaaggtttcgtgcggcaggttgaggtttcgaaccttgccttccccgttatttcatttatgtcacttatgacataataaatataacacgtgagcatatattaatgaaggcagctcttgcttcagtggttgggagcaaaaccttcgtgtttgaggtcgggagttcgaaccctacctcttacaaatatttttgggtctcgtatatgcttgatatacggacgtatatacggtatgtacggtatacatacgtatatacggtctgtacagtatgcatacgtatatacagttgtacggtatgcatacgtatacacgatctgtacggtatgtatacgtatatacggtatgtacaatttcataccgtagccgagctggaagtgggtgggccgattggtaggcccaaatagtaagcccaattgttcggcccgaatagtaggcccaaatgttaaacccaaagtggtttgggccggttcgaaatttggatggttcggtttcttcggcccaattggccagccctagtgcttaacccaaggattgagcaagcccaagtcatcatcattggatgacataatttattggcgtgcttttggggatgatttgttttgagtgatgcatcttaagttttactatggagatttaccgtgatgctaattgagtagcgaaacactttgtgagagtgtttactgtgcttgtatgccagtacagagtgatgatctatgtgaagatctatgtgatgatctatgtgaagatctatgtgaggatctatgagatgatccatgtgatgattttgtgtaattgatgtggattgatgttgaacaattgtgttgtgcgtttacgtttgtgatgaaaggatttagtggccataggaatgtatttttatacaagggttgaggctttgtagattactacagctttgggaaagatggatattcgatggttaggtcaaccttaatcgagaggaattgacttacgctcaaatttcgggacgaaatttctttaaggagggtagactgtaataccccggaaaatccaaattaaattccgtggatttttagaaatgatttcacgatagtaggagcgagtacgaagcttggagaagttgtggaattagttcgaacgattttattttcgaaaacgaacgtttttagggggtcaacaaagttgactttttatacgttcaaaatttgggaaaactcccttcatgaaagttgtagagctcgtcgatacgagttcgtggacatgtggaacgcaatattcggagttcgtatgattaagttatgaatatttgaaaattgggaattttctataaataggaaaaatatcagatttattcattaaggacgaaaaaatgcaaattttgcattttggcccccggtttcctccgttctctctcctccctacgcagccgacccgactgacccgacccggacccatctccctcctccggcgtcctccggccacgacccggccctctccggactcgccgtgccacgcccagccgcctggtggcctccccttgcaccgccgctgcccccagacgtggatcgaagccccccagagcctagcattcgacccgaccggatcttggccgtgccggcgttgcacgggccgatcctccccattttcgtgatctcctcctccccctgatcatccccatataggccttgcttgacgatttggagtgtggagtgaaagatcacgagttgaagatttcgacgtccctgattcaatctggaatctgatcagacgcacgagattaatccaacttcaacgcttgatttaggacgatctaggccgaaccaggcttagctccaggtatgaaagtcgaccaccctttcattttgaaccagtttgtagttggtcactttgccatctgaggtggttgactggcgttgaccgccgcgttgaccgcccactgaccaccgcttgtggcggcgcatcagaccatatttcgagttttcattatctaggcgatgatctatgcatccatacgagcgttttgatatataacatggtcatgttaaaaaaagttgataaatagtggattttcgttttgacgttactatttaacgtttttacgtttatcttcggtttacgatctgtgaagatctgaccatcggttttgcttcaattttggatatgttgatcgtatgactgtcccggtgactttgtgaggtcacgggcgaagatccgaccgttggatcttcgtataattgagaaatagtgattcggaaggcgattcgtgagaatctgaccgtcggattttcatataattttatggagatgtttgttagagtgattcaagaagatctgagtctttaatgataattttggaggatgatcctaagggcgatccgtgaggatccgaccgttggatcatcgtataaattcgatctgaccgttggatcatcattaaattagaatccgaccgttggatttccgtatatgtgtgcttttgagttgttggctaagttaagatcattattggattaggtgatcgatggatttatttggcggacgattcgtgagattgttaatggagctgttaagaagacgcagctggattagaggtgagtaaacctcacgtggttcatattacgaacccaatatatttaattgctttattttgcaatcatatgaactattgttggtgtattagacattcctgtgtgaatgtctgtatatatattattacgtgaaataatatgtattgttggagttgtgttgagtttattgttgagaaacaatatattgtgagaggtattgagtttattgttgagaaacaatatattgtgagaggtgttgagttttattgttgaggaacaataaattgttgtgatctgtggagatcactaggtcacgaggtgaccatggcatctattagtgaatcacgctctcgtaccgggctggtggttattaatagtattaaatcgtaatcacgtctgtggccggacgagtggttacgttcagttagagctctagtctgtctgccaaatgtggagtgaccttatgagtgaaattgagagtaactcataagtgtcaatatatatatggtaaccttatgagggaaattgagagtaactcataagggtctatatatatatatgagtctgtctaccaaatgttgggaaatcttatgagcgaatttgagagtaactcataagtgtctatatgtatatatgagagtgagtgatcttatgagctaaattgagagtaactcataagtgtctacatatatatatgagagtgagtgatcttatgagctaaattgagagtaactcataagtgtctatatatatatatgagagtgagaaagtaacgtgggtttgtggtagtcttgaaatctaataaatcaacagttctttcttgtttactcatactggctgtaaaaagcttaccgggttttgtgttgttgcaactcccggtacactattcaaattgtgtagcgggtaatcctacaggacaggagaaccaggacggtgatcgtgcggttagagcaattgttagagttttacaacaattgtaagttgtgaggtgtgttatgctcatttgagctttataatatattgtgagagtgaattgtaataatgaactcgaagtttcgagatttgtttttttgtaattgtaattattcaggtttcggatttgaatttatcactCAATTCTATCGCCCGCGCCTCTCTCTCCACCGCGGGTTCTCTCTCCTTCAGTCTCTCTCAATCGCgactctcttctttctctcccccccctcccccccttCCCTCCCTCCTTCCCTCCTTGTTCTTATtctctatctctttcttctCAATCAGATTCAGTTTTTCGTTTTCCTTTCATTGGGTTTTGATTGAGTTTTTGAGTTCTGATATGATTGATTTTCGGATATTGCTGTTTCTTATATATTGGGTTTCTGAGATCGATTGATACTTTGAATTTCGAAATTGGATGGTTGCTactttgaattttgaaattgGATGGTTGTTGCAATTGTTCATGTTTCTAAGTCTGAAATTCTTCTTGTTTCTTAATAGTTAATAGTACTGACATttgttaactttttttttttttttttgtgcgggATTAGGACTAGAAATTGTCACAGTTCACCGATTTCACCCTCATCGAACTGAGCATCAAGTGTGAGGTGTGAGTCTCGTTACTTAAAAACGAACAAGATTTAGTTTAGAAAAAAAGCTCTGTAGTTTTATGGACCTTGATATTACTATGATGTTATCACCTAACAATGAGCCTAGTATTTTTGTGTTACTTATTCTTGTTGGTCATAATGCAGCTATGAACTTCCTGATTTGCACCCTCTTCTAGATCAGCTAAGTAATATCTACAGCTAAATATCATTGTTTATGGAAGTCTCTACTCGAGTAAGTATGGCTCCTTCTGAGTTTAGGCTTATGATGTTCAAATGCTTACATAAAATAGCTTTTTGGTGTTCATTTAGCGATTAGCTACTTGATAAAATTTGTTTGGTGTTACAGAGAAGCTTATGAAAGTGCTCTGAAAGAAAAACATGATGCTTTTCAGATAGAAGGGTTTTTGGATGAAGCTAGTACTACCCATATGGAACAGTTAGAGGCTTTTGGAAGATTGTTTGAGAAAGCTGCAGAAGCTGACACATCAAGTTGGTGACTTATGTTGGTGACTTATGTTGGTAACTTTTCCATCGAATTGCTTCACTGGCATATAGTAAACCCTTTTGGTATGCTGACCCTCCTGTATTTGAATCGTTttgtgttttttcttcttttgttaaaTGTTTTGTGGCTTTGATTCCGATCCTGGACTTTGAGGTATGAATTGTGAAGACAATTTTAATGGTTTGATGGCTGAAATATAGAATTGTGATTCGATTCGAATGCTTCCATCCCATGATCAGTTTATATATGTGACATTTGATTAGGCCATGCTTTGCTCCTCACACTCTGTTAATGTGAGAAAGTGTATATTGTAAAGTTTAGGTCTTTAGGGTTTTTTATTCGAGTTTGTGATTGGTGGTTTTTGTAGGTATTTTTGCTTCTTTGGCGGCTTTGATGTTCAATTTCGTGAAGAAAGATGACATTGATCACTCTCTTTACAAAGAGGGCGAGTGGGGGTGAGTAATTTGATCCCCAGCTCAAGATATAGGATTGAGATTTCAGTTTCAATTTTAATTCAGTATTGAAATAATTGAGTTCTTGATTTTGGTTTGTGAATGCCATTGGTGTTGTTACTGTTAGGACTCAGTACACTCCTTATGAACATTTAGATGATTCTATGCTTCAGCAATTGAATGTTAGTGTAAAACTGTAAACTGAACATTCTGTGATTCCTATTTGTGAGATTGAATTAGGTTTATCTATCGGAGGATTGGAGGGTGCATTAAATCTAGGCTTAAGATAATCTGAAAATACAATTTTGTAGCTGGAAAAGAAGAAACTAGatctacacaaataaaaatgcaacatttttttttcggtGTAGCTTACTGAAATCATTCGAGTAAAACTTTTGTTTCTTATCTAATGTTCAAATTATGGCATATATTAAAGAGTGCCCCTTATATATTTAAAGTTCAAGACATCTTTTGTTTCTTCATGACCAGCTATAGACTTATAGCCTTATAGGAAAGTGAAAAACTTTAGAACAGAAGGATTGCTGCATTCGTTTGTTTACAACATTTCATTCCTTATTCTTCCTGCTGATATATTAGGCTTCTCCATTTGATTTGGAGTAACATAGGACATTTATATCTGTTTTTGGATATTATTACTTATTCCCTCTCTTTCCCTACCACATTGTATTCAGATTTTAAACAAGTCAGGTTATATCACAGTGGAACCTTACAAGGATGGTTCTCCAGAGGTTGTGATAGATTTCTCGATTTATGGTAGGTATTCAATAGTAAGATGCTTACTGATAGTTATTTCTTTGTTGTACTTATGTATTCTTTGGTTTTGTGCTGAGTTTCTGAACCAGTCAAGTTCTTAAAGTAAGCATCTTACTATTTTGCGGACTAGCATTTCAAACTATTTTCTTTTACTCCTTTTCTGACGACTTAGGTTTCCCTGAAACACTTACCTTCTGTTTTATTTGTTGCAGGTTTTATTCGGAATCTTATCAAGAGGAAGCAAGTAATTGATGCTGTTAGATGCATTTGCATCTTGCAGTTAATTGACAAGttctgctaaaaaaaaaaaaagaatttatcTAACCTCTGTAAGATTAAAAGCACAGAACTCACGATATTaaccaaagaacaaaaaaaaactaaactttCAATCTAGACTATTCTGTTTCTATGACTAACTATTGTTACCAATTCTTGAAATGTTTTGCAGGACTGCATACATGGCTCCGTGCACTCTAAACAAAAAAGGTCAGTTAAATGCTCTTCATCTTTGTTTATACTGTATCCCAACTGCCTCATTATACGTCTTTATAACTTTTCATTAAATGGTCTTATCACTCTAATCTCTAGCATATTGCATATAGAAATCGATCATACTATACATAATCATTAACTATACAAATCAATCACCATCATGCCTCACTTCATAAATTGCAGTCATATCATAGATAGCCCTTCATGCTTAATAAAATTTGTCAAATGTACATTGCAGGGACTGAACCATAATCTGGATCAATTTTTCAGTGAGATTGGTGGAACAACAAGCCACAAAACCTCAAATTTTCAAGCCAACATTTATCAAACACTTCTCATTATTGTGTTCTATTTATAGCTTCATTAAACTATACATACCAAGTTTGATTTGAAGTCATTAATTCCAGTGAGAACTTCGTGTAATGTGTTCTAATCATGCAGCTAAAAAATTGAATGCTGTAATGTGATAGCGGACTACAATGCACAGATTGAAGTCAACTTTAAGCCGAAACTACAGTATGAAAAGGCAACCATCAACTGTGACTGCTGATACAACAGCTCCAAGTGTTCCACATAATGAATCGGTATGGATTGTTGGTTTTGTTATCTATGTTGAATAGATTCATTCCTTATTGTCTTCTGTTATGACCATTTTTCTTCTCACTAATTTTTGCAGACAATGTCCCTTGGGTTAAGCAGTCGCCAGATTACCCTTCTGCTTTCATCTATCTGGGCACAGTCCATCTCCCCTTTAAATACGCCTGAAATCTATCAAGCAATTGCTCATACCTACAGCCTTGTGTTGCTATATGCTCGGACTAAGGTATAACTTCCAGTCTTGTAGGTTTAGTTATACATTAATGACAATATTTGCAGTTATGCTGCTTTATccattctttcttttcaaattaAGATTTCTCTTTTCATATTATATCCATATCATCTGAAGTCTTTTCTTGGCTTTACTTTTTAAATACAATAAGCTGATGATGTATTACATAGTCTTCATAACTTTCCAAAAACAAGTCGGCATTTGGGAGAAAATTTAGTATTTTTATACAAGTTACAAGGATTTAACGAAGAAATCTCCAAGGGTGCACAATGCATATACACAAGTATACACCGACTCTATTTCCAGTATATATTACCATTGTCAGCTCCTAAAACTATCAAACAGGCTAGGGCAAGTTGGAGCAAGCATGAATGTTAAATTTCATTTAAAGCACTATGCCTTCTGTGGTTTGGCAAAGTCTTGCTTATCATAGatgagagaaaaaaattcacTATTGTCATCTAAACTGGTTTGCTTATCATATATGAGAGAAAAAATTCACTTTTGTGCACTTTTTCTCCAACTTAAACTGGTTTGCTGGAATATTGTCATCTAATATTATTGCTTTCTGAAAATATGCTTATTGAAAATGTGGTTGCTGGATTGCATTGTTCTGGACCACTTTGCATGTTTCGATCAGTTCATATATAGTCATGGATTATTGGATAGTTTTCTGAATACTAAATGCAAACCAATTTGTTTCAGTGGGAGAGAAGAGGGAAGGCAGCATATACGCAGCACCATATTGATGCAATCAGAACAGAGTGGGCAAAATTTGTTGTTAAAACATATATGTAAGTAGTATCGCATCTAGCTAGTTAGTACTTGGGTATAGGGACTTATTTTGGTAACCTTGATATATGATAGACTTGCTATATTAAGGTTGCTTTTGGTTTGGATTGTGGTTGATCCGAATATGAATTTGCACTTTGGTTCCAAAGTTGGATATGGCAATGTATGAAACAGATGACAGTAATCTATGACAATGTGGTATTTTGGATATATGTGTTTTGGACATGGAATTTCATATTTGCAACCAATTAATTGTGCAAAGCCAATTCAGACATCAAATATAGGTCAATTGTCTATTGTCTGAGATTcactcagacaacacatttaacgCAGCAAATAAGTCATGTTGTCTGAACATGCATTCAAacaacagatataacaaaaCTCATGTTGTTTGAACTCcattcatacaacagatataacaaaaCCCATGTTGTCTGAACtttattcacacaacagatataacaaaaCTCATGTTGTCTGAACtttattcacacaacagatataacaaaaTCAATGTCATCTGAGATTCATTTCACTCATCAGATATAACAATAAACTGTTGAATGAGATTTATAAAATGcaactcaaaacaataaaatgtgtcgtctgagtaTTGAGTTAGATGACGTATTCCATTTTGGCACTGTTATGGTTAATGCATCTAGTAcaactgagaaaaatgaggcaTTGTCGTCtgagattcatttcagacaacagaggtATCCCAACAGTGTCGTCtgagattcatttcagacaacagaggtATCCTAACAGTGTCGTCTGAGATTCATTATGCACAACATAGTTCTCTTAAAAGTGTTGGGGTAATATAATGTTTCTCAACAATCATTAAAcgaactgttgtctgaatgtctaACAGACAATAGTTTATCCAAATCAAAATAGTTTGGtaattttcagacgacagttatgAGCTTAtatatgtcgtctgagtgtAACACAGACAATAGTTTtgaactgtcgtctgaacgaagtCAATCAGACCACAGGCTACTAGACGACAGCACATTTttcactcagacgacagttcaggaactgtcgtctgattaagtTTGTGGTGTAGTGAGAGCTAAGCTTCGGCATTG encodes the following:
- the LOC133727287 gene encoding uncharacterized protein LOC133727287, whose amino-acid sequence is MHRLKSTLSRNYSMKRQPSTVTADTTAPSVPHNESTMSLGLSSRQITLLLSSIWAQSISPLNTPEIYQAIAHTYSLVLLYARTKWERRGKAAYTQHHIDAIRTEWAKFVVKTYM